ATGGAGCAGCGGGAAGCGTTTGTTTCCAATGATCTGTACGCAAGCCGCTGTTGTCCGGTTCCTGAGAAATTAAAAGTCCGTTGGAAAGCGTTTTATAAGTGCTGTCAACCGTTATATAAATATCCTGAGTGAATTTCACATTGGGTGCATCAACCGTTGGAAACCAGCAAGAACTTCCTTCCGTTTCTCCCTGAGTCCAGATTTGCTTTGGTTTACCTTCATCCATTCCGTCCGGATTGATAAAGTATAAACCCTTATCATTTGGATTATCGTTTTGCTGGTCGCGGGGAAGTTCGTTCGGTTTTGCTACATAGTCGATTTTAACAAACAGCGTATCCTTCGAGGTATATTCCCGGCCCAATTTGATGATTAACTTACGTTTGTCGTAAGTGTATTCAAGCTTTTTATTTGATTTCTTGGAAAGGTCATTTATAGAAGCAGAACCGAAATCACCAGGCTTTTCAAGTTGAAAAATTCCCTGGATATCAAATCCCTTTGCGTCCAGCTCAACGGTATTTTGGGGATAGAAATGAGGCTTCATAGAAATCACAGCTGAGCCGTGAACATGCTGCCTAAGCCAGTCAAATTCTACATCCAGACGGGTATGAATAAGATCGTGTTTCAAAGTTCTCGAAGGACGGTATGGTCCCTGGCGCGTAATCACACCCGGATTTCTTCTTAAAACCGTATCTCTTTCAGCAGCAATATTTCTGGCATTAACACCAAAAGCAATGAATAATAAAGCTATTCCAAAGAAGTTACAGAGACCGTTACGCAGCAATACGTTATTTTCATTACCGGTCATATCTGCTTTTGGTTTGGACATATTTTTGAGTTTGGACAAAGTTTTGAAGTGTTAAATCGTATTACTTTAAATCGGCCTGATCAAACAATCAGGGTCTGGCCGGACAATGCAGCGCGGCGTGCCGGAATGTATGAAACGGCCAAGGTTATGATAACGATAATACCTGCGGTTAAAAGTATATCCTGCCAGATTAATTTAACAGGATAAGCATCAACGAGCGCTGTGGACATGCCCATGGAGACAAGCCCATAACTCATCTGCAACCAGCAAATAAGTATGCCACTCAATATTCCCACAATTGCCCCCGACAACGCAACAATTGCTCCCTCGGCCAGAAATATATTTCTGATCAGCGTAGGTGTAGCGCCAAGTGCATAAAGCATGGATACATCTTTTTTCTTTTCGATAGCTAACATGCTGAGAGAGAAGAAAATATTGATTGCGGCCACTAAAATAATAAAGGATAATGTAACGGCAACAAACAATTTTTCAACACGAATTGCACGAAGCAGATCTGCGTTCATTGCGTCTCTGTCGCGCACTATAAATTTCTTTCCGATTTTTGCCTCAATGTTTTCAGCCACATCTTTTTCCAGAAATCCCTGAGGGGCAATTTTTATTTCAAGTGAGGAACGCTGCCCCTGATATTGAAGCAAAGATTCAACGATCGGCAGTGGCGCAATGACATAATCGTCATACCTGTTTTCAATAAAAAAAACACCGCCCGGACGAATCAGGGTTTGATTAAATGCTTCGGTAGAAGTCACATTCAATGTTTTTGTTCCTGTTTTGGGATACCACAGTTCCAGAGGTGTTAAAATATCACTAAGAGAAATCGATAATGCATTTCTGACTCCTTCCGAGATAATAGCATACGGCGTTCCATTTTGGCCGTAAAGTTTTAATGAGCCTTCTATCAATGCAGTATCAAGTTGTCCGCGTCTGGAAAAAGTGCTGTCAACACCTTTCAGCCTCACAATTGTTTGCTGATTTCCATATCGCGCCAGGGAATTATCTTCGATAACCTGCGTGATAATATTGACTCCCTCAACCGATTTGATTGCTTTCAAAAGTGTATCAGAAACTATAAAACGTTTTCCTTCGGCAGGGGTAATGGTTACATCTGCATCAAAAGTTTTAAACATTTTACGGTTCAGATCTTCCATGCCGTTAAAAACGGAAAGAACCACAACCATCGCCATCGTTCCAACAGCAACGCCGGCCATGGCGATGCGTGCTATCACACTAATGAAGCTGCGTTTATTACGGGAAAAAAAATAGCGAATGGCAATTCGGTACGAAAGGTTCATTGTCAGTAACGCGAAAAATCAATTCGTTTCTTCTTCTTCGTCTGGTTGAGCAGGAGGAATTACTATATCTGCAAACAAAAGATCCATTTTTGCTGCATACTCGGCAGTATCATCAATATAAAATTGCAAATGAGGCACAATTCTTAACTGATGACGAACACGTTCTGCCAATTTTTGTCTTATAAATTTGGTATTTTCCTTTATCGTTTCAAGTAAAAATAACTTGTTCTTTTCTGGTAAAAAACTTAGATATGCCCGTGCAATTCCCAAATCAGGAGAAACACGAACGGCGGTTATCGTCACGAAAGTGCCGTTTACCAAATGTTTTGCATCCTGCTGAAAAATTTCACCTAAATCCTTCTGGATTTGTCTCCCTACTTTTTGTTGTCTCTTCGATTCCATCTTTTTCTGATTAGCGACTTTGGAACTATGGTTTTCTTGTAATATTAACCTTTCCGCTGCCACCCTTAACTTCTCTCAACTACTATATTTAATACAAATATCCATACTTATTTTGTTTTTGTAGACCCCTACGTTGTAATTTCGTGAAAGTATTCATGTCGTCCTATCTAACCATCCAGTTTCTTGCTTAGTTTTTTTCGGGTTAACGCGGCTTATCAGATGATTAGTTTAGTGGTATTTTTCCTACTGCTAAGGCTGCCGTTCTTTTTTGGGGGGATACCTTTACTGATACCGGAACTGAGCTGGATGCTCGTCGGAGAGCAAATGAATCATGGTTTTATGCTTTACCGCGATGTTTGGGATAATGTCAGCCCATTCTCGGGATTAACATACTGGCTCATAGATTCTCTTTTTGGAAGGGCGCAATGGGCTTATCAACTGGCTGCTGCCGGACTGGGAATTATCCAGATACTTTATTTCAATTATGTGATTTATTCCCGCGAAGTTTTTCCTGAGCGCACTTACATTCCCGGCGCTTTGTATGCAATCTTCCTGAATATTTCTTTTGACCTCGGCACACTTTCACCCATGCTGATGGCCAATACTTTTTTGCTTTTTGCCTTTGGTCTCATTGTGAAAATATTGGTAAAACGGGAAGCCACCAACCAGGTTTTTGAAATGGGGCTTTACATTGGTATCGCTACCTTATTTTATCTGCCGGCTTCCTTATTTATGATCTGGGCTTTCCTGGCTTTGCTTTTTTATACCGGCGC
The nucleotide sequence above comes from Dyadobacter subterraneus. Encoded proteins:
- a CDS encoding ABC transporter permease, which translates into the protein MNLSYRIAIRYFFSRNKRSFISVIARIAMAGVAVGTMAMVVVLSVFNGMEDLNRKMFKTFDADVTITPAEGKRFIVSDTLLKAIKSVEGVNIITQVIEDNSLARYGNQQTIVRLKGVDSTFSRRGQLDTALIEGSLKLYGQNGTPYAIISEGVRNALSISLSDILTPLELWYPKTGTKTLNVTSTEAFNQTLIRPGGVFFIENRYDDYVIAPLPIVESLLQYQGQRSSLEIKIAPQGFLEKDVAENIEAKIGKKFIVRDRDAMNADLLRAIRVEKLFVAVTLSFIILVAAINIFFSLSMLAIEKKKDVSMLYALGATPTLIRNIFLAEGAIVALSGAIVGILSGILICWLQMSYGLVSMGMSTALVDAYPVKLIWQDILLTAGIIVIITLAVSYIPARRAALSGQTLIV
- the rbfA gene encoding 30S ribosome-binding factor RbfA, whose product is MESKRQQKVGRQIQKDLGEIFQQDAKHLVNGTFVTITAVRVSPDLGIARAYLSFLPEKNKLFLLETIKENTKFIRQKLAERVRHQLRIVPHLQFYIDDTAEYAAKMDLLFADIVIPPAQPDEEEETN